In Salmo salar chromosome ssa24, Ssal_v3.1, whole genome shotgun sequence, the following proteins share a genomic window:
- the LOC106585066 gene encoding uncharacterized protein yields the protein MSGRRRELPSWMVRKDEDRVKDKETLKRITSGKRTRRKRVERVAFYCMNEKELVEAAVSYLNDFGAGEDGACHGDKQVKSSVVGCSMNAKNNCVREKKRRLSELDVVAESSDSDAQDRTYVSETDIDVAEEDTLLYAQNNNTHNNNIEQGPEGQSSGPGHGHYDADGPGDLAQDVEGAEDHSRSQSPTADDDSLRLVREIFFT from the exons ATGTCAGGAAGGCGGCGGGAACTACCGTCTTGGATGGTAAGGAAGGATGAGGACAGAGTGAAAGATAAGGAGACACTGAAGAGGATAACTTCAGGCAAGAGAACAAGGAGGAAACGAGTTGAAAG AGTGGCTTTCTACTGCATGAATGAAAAGGAACTGGTGGAGGCAGCTGTCAGTTATTTGAATGATTTTGGAGCTGGAGAAGATGGAGCTTGTCATGGTGACAAACAG gtcaaaagtagtgtggtGGGCTGCTCTATGAATGCAAAAAACAACTGTGtcagggagaagaagaggaggctgTCTGAGTTGGACGTGGTGGCGGAGTCCTCAGACTCTGATGCCCAGGATAGGACGTATGTCTCAGAAACGGACATCGACGTAGCCGAGGAGGACACTCTACTGTACGCTCAAAACAACAACACTCACAATAACAACATAGAGCAGGGACCTGAGGGTCAGAGTTCAGGACCAGGTCATGGTCACTACGATGCTGATGGTCCAGGGGATTTGGCTCAGGATGTTGAAGGAGCAGAGGACCACTCACGGTCACAGTCTCCCACAGCAGACGATGATTCCCTCAGGCTTGTAAGGGAGATATTTTTCACCTGA
- the LOC106585067 gene encoding uncharacterized protein: protein MVNLSTVEHSTRRPPRCWPPVAIFLVFILTQQLYALIVLQGQLVSSTEAIISPFNFCLQGQDVGVICDDQRNNMAATAGVLVYILRVLVIMSLYIPLVLVPFALMAFLFAVCCDDRGVLWFSVSCQVASSLLMLVGLCVFVGLHFSYVSLAGMTAGYYVCVFVNAELATAAVLTWMTGRRELRDETTAYDN from the coding sequence ATGGTTAACCTCTCAACCGTGGAGCACAGCACCAGAAGACCTCCACGCTGCTGGCCTCCAGTGGCTATTTTCCTCGTCTTCATCCTCACCCAGCAGCTCTACGCCCTCATCGTGTTACAAGGCCAGTTGGTCAGCTCTACTGAGGCCATCATCAGCCCTTTCAACTTCTGCCTCCAGGGACAAGATGTTGGAGTTATCTGTGATGATCAACGCAACAACATGGCTGCCACCGCTGGTGTATTAGTGTATATCCTCAGGGTTCTGGTCATTATGAGCCTGTATATTCCACTGGTGCTGGTGCCCTTTGCCCTCATGGCCTTTCTGTTTGCAGTCTGCTGTGATGACAGAGGGGTGTTGTGGTTCAGTGTCAGCTGTCAGGTTGCTTCCAGCCTACTGATGCTTGTGggcctctgtgtgtttgtggggctCCACTTTAGCTATGTGTCATTGGCTGGTATGACAGCAGGGTactatgtctgtgtgtttgttaatGCTGAGCTGGCTACAGCAGCTGTACTGACCTGGATGACAGGGAGGCGGGAGCTAAGAGATGAGACGACAGCCTATGATAACTAA